From a region of the Paenibacillus sp. R14(2021) genome:
- a CDS encoding carbohydrate ABC transporter permease: MDSAAKKRRMGLQQRKEARQGFVFVSPWIIGFLVFTAGPLLFSLYASFTNYDITSRQEWIGTQNYATMFFHDPLFWKSLHNTLYYVVLSVPLTTLGSLLLAVMLNQKIPGMKVFRTVFYLPSILSGVALYILWQMLLTPGSGLINVMIGWFGVDGPAWLVDPVWTKPAIVLMKLWSVGGGMLLYLASLQNVPEQLYEASEIDGAGPIRRFWHITVPMITPVLLFELITHLIGAFQIFQEGYVMSNDMNAPGSPMDSLLFFNLHMFLKAFKVYDMGYAMALAWFLFVVVIVLTIANMLLSKFWVHYEGGDNR, encoded by the coding sequence ATGGACTCAGCCGCCAAGAAAAGAAGGATGGGGTTGCAGCAGCGGAAGGAAGCAAGGCAAGGCTTCGTATTTGTCTCGCCGTGGATCATCGGCTTTCTGGTGTTTACCGCAGGTCCGCTGCTGTTCTCGCTCTATGCGAGCTTCACGAATTACGATATTACGTCCAGGCAGGAATGGATCGGAACGCAGAATTACGCCACGATGTTCTTCCATGACCCTCTGTTCTGGAAGTCGCTCCATAATACCTTGTATTACGTCGTTCTCAGCGTGCCGCTGACAACGCTCGGTTCCTTGCTGCTGGCCGTCATGCTGAATCAGAAGATACCAGGCATGAAGGTGTTCCGGACGGTATTCTATCTGCCTTCGATTCTCTCAGGAGTCGCGCTGTATATTTTATGGCAAATGCTCTTAACGCCAGGGAGCGGGCTGATCAACGTCATGATTGGCTGGTTCGGCGTCGACGGTCCCGCCTGGCTGGTGGATCCCGTATGGACGAAGCCGGCGATTGTACTCATGAAGCTGTGGAGCGTCGGCGGGGGAATGCTGCTGTATTTAGCCAGTCTTCAGAATGTCCCGGAGCAGCTGTACGAGGCTTCGGAAATCGACGGGGCAGGCCCGATCCGGCGTTTCTGGCATATCACGGTTCCGATGATCACGCCCGTTCTCTTATTTGAATTGATCACGCATCTGATCGGCGCCTTTCAAATATTCCAGGAAGGTTACGTGATGTCAAACGACATGAACGCACCGGGTTCTCCTATGGATTCGCTGTTGTTCTTTAATCTCCATATGTTCCTGAAGGCATTCAAGGTATACGACATGGGCTATGCAATGGCTCTGGCCTGGTTCTTGTTTGTGGTCGTCATCGTATTGACGATTGCGAATATGCTGCTCTCGAAATTTTGGGTTCATTACGAAGGAGGGGATAACCGATGA
- a CDS encoding ABC transporter substrate-binding protein, translating to MKRNKALSVSLTTLLGASVLLSACGSGSDDKANNAANNAAANNTAANNSTEPTETSKEKVTIDFWTFWGSETRRPIIEKIIDDFNKSQDRITVKHTYYPFGDIWTKELAAVAAGNPPDVIVNDINATAQRADKNQNTNLSKYLEKEDIKDRFFPQLWDTVIYKDEAYALPFTTDTRMMFYNKDHFKEAGLDPENFPNTWAELEEAAKKLDKKDGDKYTRIGYSPQYAGFDWGSIAMNFDKGTNWFGQDGKPVINDKAHLDAMNYVLANAERIGQKNLDNFKASFGSKQANPFIAGQVSIWPDATTFYTQLRDYGQNVNFGIAPIPEIENGSGHYSVGGGFVVEIPKGAKHPDEAWEFMKYLTDKSAQTYWAEKNFDSVANKEAANDPELLKNPVYKAAVDNMAVTKIFPTPVNAPDFLNLINPNRDAAILGKASPQEALDKAQQDVENLLKQNTK from the coding sequence ATGAAAAGGAATAAAGCACTATCCGTTTCTCTTACGACCTTGCTTGGCGCCAGCGTGTTATTGTCTGCATGCGGCAGCGGCAGCGATGACAAAGCAAACAACGCAGCAAACAACGCTGCGGCCAACAACACTGCGGCAAACAATTCGACCGAACCAACCGAAACCTCGAAGGAGAAGGTCACCATCGATTTCTGGACGTTCTGGGGGTCGGAAACGCGCCGGCCGATCATCGAGAAAATCATTGACGATTTCAACAAGTCGCAGGATCGCATCACGGTCAAACATACGTATTATCCTTTCGGCGATATCTGGACGAAGGAGCTTGCGGCGGTCGCGGCAGGCAATCCGCCTGATGTGATCGTGAACGATATCAATGCCACCGCCCAGCGCGCGGACAAGAATCAGAATACGAATCTATCGAAGTACTTGGAGAAGGAAGACATCAAAGACCGTTTCTTCCCGCAGTTGTGGGATACCGTGATCTACAAAGACGAAGCTTATGCGCTGCCGTTCACGACGGATACGAGAATGATGTTCTATAACAAAGACCATTTCAAAGAAGCGGGACTTGACCCCGAGAATTTTCCGAACACCTGGGCAGAGCTCGAAGAAGCGGCCAAGAAGCTGGATAAGAAGGACGGAGACAAGTACACGCGGATCGGTTATTCCCCGCAGTACGCCGGCTTCGATTGGGGCAGCATCGCAATGAACTTCGACAAAGGCACGAACTGGTTCGGCCAGGACGGCAAGCCCGTCATCAACGACAAAGCCCATCTAGATGCCATGAATTACGTGCTTGCCAACGCGGAACGGATCGGGCAAAAAAACCTGGATAATTTCAAAGCGTCTTTCGGCAGCAAGCAGGCGAATCCATTCATCGCGGGCCAAGTTTCGATCTGGCCAGATGCTACGACGTTCTATACGCAGCTTCGCGACTACGGTCAAAACGTGAACTTCGGCATTGCGCCGATACCGGAGATCGAAAACGGTTCCGGCCACTACAGCGTCGGCGGAGGCTTTGTCGTCGAGATTCCGAAGGGCGCTAAGCACCCGGACGAAGCGTGGGAGTTCATGAAGTATCTGACGGATAAATCGGCGCAAACCTATTGGGCGGAGAAGAACTTCGACAGCGTCGCGAACAAAGAAGCGGCCAACGACCCGGAGCTCCTGAAGAATCCTGTATATAAAGCTGCTGTCGACAACATGGCGGTAACCAAAATATTCCCTACGCCAGTCAATGCGCCGGATTTCTTGAATTTAATCAATCCCAATCGGGACGCGGCGATTCTGGGCAAAGCATCTCCGCAGGAAGCGCTCGACAAGGCGCAGCAGGACGTCGAGAATTTGCTGAAGCAAAATACCAAATAA